The following are encoded together in the Adhaeribacter arboris genome:
- a CDS encoding catalase, whose amino-acid sequence MMQQENGTHKPAGENGSTGNGRMGAENEPRILTTRQGHPVTDNQNIRTVGNRGPATMENYHFIEKVSHFDRERIPERVVHARGAGAHGVFEAYGTVGDQPIAKYTRAKLFQEKGKQTPVFVRFSTVGHGGHSPETLRDPRGFAVKFYTEDGNWDLVGNNLKIFFIRDAMKFPDLIHSQKPDPVTNIQSGERIFDFIANTPEATHMATFLFSPYGIPANYRQMQGSGVNTYKWVNADGEAVLVKYHWEPLQGIRNLTQAEAESIQAKNFNHATQDLFEAIKAGNFPQWELFVQIMSDDEHPELDFDPLDDTKIWPKDQFPWLPVGKMTLNRNPVDYFNEVELSAFGTGVLVDGLDFSDDKMLQGRTFSYSDTQRYRVGANYLQLPINAPRVKVATNQRGGQMSYKTDFAEGQNPHINYEPSFLGGLQEAAKAGKDYTPRYEANLVRQKIDRTNNFKQAGETYHNFEDWERDDLIFNLVNTLSTCDKRIQDKMVEHFTLADEEYGRRVAEGLQLKLKDQSDKGPIGATSPKEGVEEAQRVSHEAKSY is encoded by the coding sequence ATGATGCAACAAGAAAACGGAACTCACAAACCCGCCGGGGAGAACGGATCGACCGGCAATGGTCGTATGGGCGCAGAAAACGAACCACGCATTCTTACTACTCGTCAAGGGCATCCCGTAACTGATAACCAGAATATCCGCACCGTTGGTAACCGGGGGCCTGCTACCATGGAGAACTATCACTTCATCGAGAAAGTCTCGCACTTCGACCGGGAACGGATTCCGGAGCGGGTCGTACATGCCCGGGGAGCGGGTGCGCATGGTGTTTTTGAAGCTTACGGAACCGTAGGAGATCAGCCAATAGCAAAATATACCAGAGCTAAATTATTTCAGGAAAAAGGAAAACAAACGCCGGTGTTTGTGCGGTTTTCTACCGTAGGGCATGGTGGCCATTCGCCGGAAACCTTACGCGACCCCCGCGGTTTTGCCGTTAAATTTTATACCGAAGACGGTAACTGGGATTTAGTAGGAAATAACCTGAAGATTTTCTTTATCCGAGATGCCATGAAGTTTCCGGATTTGATTCACTCGCAAAAGCCAGATCCGGTAACCAATATCCAGAGCGGCGAACGGATTTTCGACTTTATTGCTAATACTCCCGAGGCTACCCACATGGCCACTTTCCTGTTTTCGCCGTACGGTATCCCGGCCAATTACCGGCAAATGCAAGGCTCGGGCGTTAATACGTATAAATGGGTAAATGCCGACGGCGAAGCCGTATTGGTAAAATACCACTGGGAACCATTGCAGGGGATCCGCAACCTGACTCAAGCCGAAGCCGAATCTATCCAGGCCAAGAACTTTAACCACGCTACCCAGGATTTATTCGAAGCCATTAAAGCCGGTAATTTCCCGCAGTGGGAATTGTTCGTGCAAATTATGAGCGACGACGAGCATCCGGAACTGGATTTCGATCCGTTGGATGATACTAAAATCTGGCCGAAAGATCAGTTTCCTTGGTTGCCCGTTGGTAAAATGACTCTAAACCGGAACCCGGTAGATTACTTCAACGAAGTAGAACTGTCGGCTTTTGGTACCGGAGTATTGGTAGACGGATTGGATTTCTCGGATGACAAAATGTTACAAGGCCGTACCTTTTCTTATTCGGATACCCAACGTTACCGGGTAGGAGCTAATTATTTGCAGTTGCCCATTAATGCTCCGCGGGTAAAAGTAGCTACCAACCAGCGCGGTGGACAAATGTCGTACAAAACCGATTTTGCCGAAGGTCAGAACCCACACATTAATTACGAACCTTCTTTCTTAGGTGGTTTACAGGAAGCTGCTAAAGCGGGTAAAGATTATACTCCGCGTTACGAAGCCAACCTGGTACGCCAAAAAATCGACCGGACCAACAACTTTAAGCAAGCCGGCGAAACGTACCATAATTTTGAAGATTGGGAACGCGATGATTTGATTTTTAATTTGGTAAATACGCTTAGCACCTGCGATAAGCGCATCCAGGACAAAATGGTGGAGCACTTTACTTTAGCCGACGAAGAGTATGGCCGCCGGGTAGCCGAAGGTCTGCAACTTAAATTAAAAGATCAAAGCGATAAAGGACCAATCGGCGCTACTTCCCCGAAAGAAGGAGTAGAAGAAGCCCAACGCGTTTCGCACGAAGCAAAGTCTTACTAA
- a CDS encoding DnaJ domain-containing protein, whose protein sequence is MNQNYYTILEINPSATNAEIKAAYKRLARLYHPDKHQGNRLFEEKFKVVNEAYQILSDERKRAIYDLKLQYLVLQYQAMQQAPYQTPIVTREPASYSERHYRTIPKREFQRKDLKIIIGIFIGIIIASLLVKLLMDHITGMSNYRAALQYTKMEQWSLAHSLLTKTIYFKPNFADAYSRRARIEMNIYQNYPAAIADLDEAIKRTEQPRADLFYDKGRCYEKLQRDTLAEAQMTKALQANQVYTPAYFERGMIRATLLNTYPQAIQDFNSFLKFSGANAKMRNEALLYRGYCYYLLGQADKSIPDYEQALAADTQSGRLLYLLGKAYYDLDRKDEACRNFLQAYKRGYASAAYDLYQYCRIKVD, encoded by the coding sequence TTGAATCAGAATTATTATACCATTTTAGAAATAAATCCTTCGGCTACGAACGCCGAAATAAAAGCAGCTTACAAACGACTGGCCCGGCTATACCATCCGGACAAGCACCAGGGAAACCGGTTGTTCGAAGAAAAGTTTAAAGTCGTAAACGAAGCATACCAGATTTTATCCGACGAAAGAAAACGGGCCATATACGATTTAAAATTGCAGTACCTGGTACTGCAATACCAAGCCATGCAACAGGCGCCGTATCAAACGCCGATTGTTACCCGCGAACCAGCTTCGTACTCCGAGCGCCATTACCGTACTATTCCTAAACGGGAATTTCAGCGCAAAGACTTAAAAATAATTATCGGTATTTTCATCGGAATAATTATCGCCAGTTTACTGGTAAAGTTGTTAATGGACCATATAACCGGTATGAGCAATTACCGCGCGGCTTTGCAATATACTAAAATGGAGCAATGGAGTTTAGCGCATAGCCTGCTCACCAAAACTATTTACTTTAAACCTAATTTTGCCGATGCTTATTCCCGGAGGGCACGCATTGAAATGAATATTTACCAGAATTACCCGGCGGCCATTGCCGACTTAGATGAAGCTATAAAACGAACAGAGCAACCAAGAGCCGATTTGTTTTATGATAAAGGCCGGTGTTACGAAAAGTTACAGCGCGATACCTTAGCCGAAGCCCAAATGACTAAAGCTTTGCAGGCCAACCAGGTGTATACCCCGGCCTATTTTGAGCGCGGAATGATTCGGGCTACTTTGCTGAATACCTATCCTCAGGCCATTCAGGATTTTAATTCTTTTTTAAAATTTTCGGGTGCCAACGCTAAAATGCGCAACGAGGCCTTGTTGTACCGGGGATATTGTTATTATTTGCTAGGACAAGCCGATAAGTCTATTCCTGATTATGAACAAGCACTAGCTGCCGACACCCAAAGTGGCCGCTTGCTCTACTTGTTAGGCAAAGCCTACTACGATTTGGATAGGAAAGACGAAGCGTGCCGTAATTTTTTACAAGCGTATAAACGTGGCTATGCCTCCGCCGCTTACGATTTGTATCAATATTGTAGAATAAAGGTAGATTAG
- a CDS encoding phage holin family protein — MNNDDKGSKTESLISNLMGYIDTRIDLLKLEIQTKLKEGFVGLLRAIVLGFAGFMALIFFNIFIGLLLNDLLDSHFWGFGIVTLFYVILLVIVIMGVDKKLFSNLADKTFDNTVYKDDKRNQPL, encoded by the coding sequence ATGAATAACGACGACAAAGGCTCTAAGACGGAAAGCCTGATCAGCAACTTAATGGGTTATATTGATACCCGCATCGATCTATTAAAATTAGAAATACAAACCAAGCTAAAAGAAGGCTTTGTAGGCTTACTACGCGCGATTGTATTAGGTTTTGCTGGCTTTATGGCTTTAATCTTTTTTAATATTTTTATAGGTCTTCTCCTGAATGATCTTCTCGACAGCCATTTCTGGGGCTTCGGTATTGTTACTTTATTTTACGTTATTTTATTAGTTATTGTAATAATGGGTGTAGATAAGAAATTATTTAGTAACCTGGCCGATAAAACATTCGATAATACTGTATATAAAGACGATAAAAGAAATCAACCGTTATGA
- a CDS encoding geranylgeranylglyceryl/heptaprenylglyceryl phosphate synthase: MPFSRIYEQILQKKQQRQKLFAVLLDPDNLTVAACERLILLSHTYSIDYFFVGGSLVTTSNQAPLISLLKQKSSIPVILFPSSSLHIDAQADGILLLSLISGRNPEFLIGQHVISAPILKSSQLQILPTGYILVDSGRPTTASYMSGSMPLPHDKPSIAASTALAGEQLGLHLIFLDAGSGAQNPVPAAMIQAVRQVVEVPIIAGGGLNTPAKIMAALGAGADMIVVGNEIEKNPDFICSAATVINELNSAALLNSL; this comes from the coding sequence ATGCCGTTTAGCCGGATATACGAACAAATACTCCAGAAAAAACAACAGAGACAAAAATTATTTGCCGTACTGCTCGACCCGGATAATTTAACCGTAGCGGCCTGCGAAAGACTTATTTTACTAAGCCACACGTATTCTATCGATTATTTTTTTGTAGGCGGCAGCCTGGTTACTACCTCTAACCAAGCGCCGCTTATTTCTTTGCTCAAACAGAAAAGCAGCATTCCGGTAATTCTATTTCCCAGCAGCAGTTTGCATATAGATGCGCAAGCCGATGGCATTTTATTGCTGTCGCTTATTTCGGGCCGAAATCCTGAATTTTTAATTGGGCAACACGTTATTTCCGCTCCTATTCTAAAATCCAGCCAGCTTCAAATTTTACCTACCGGTTATATTCTCGTTGATTCTGGTCGGCCAACGACTGCTTCGTACATGAGTGGCAGCATGCCTTTACCGCACGATAAACCCAGTATTGCGGCCAGCACCGCCTTAGCCGGCGAACAATTAGGTTTACACCTGATATTTTTAGACGCGGGCAGTGGGGCGCAGAACCCCGTTCCTGCGGCTATGATTCAGGCGGTGCGTCAGGTAGTAGAGGTTCCTATAATTGCGGGTGGTGGACTAAATACCCCAGCAAAAATAATGGCTGCTTTAGGAGCCGGCGCAGATATGATTGTAGTAGGTAATGAGATAGAGAAGAATCCGGACTTTATCTGTTCCGCTGCAACGGTTATTAATGAATTAAATTCTGCTGCTTTATTAAATTCTCTTTAA
- a CDS encoding AraC family transcriptional regulator has translation MEDYNKVIESLGVRYIKSKNYVLQQPFGVRNFYDVGNNLILLHRGVIAFGDEKQVVEEGEMLFVPGGRSTKIYYGDPDSRMISNDDLISNKEKFFRSNNDLDLIGDAEESHSFVSFEAKVFDSVNFFASLDVPAFLISSNSKLANLIIKVIEESMQDLPGKERLINIYTENIIVEIIRYILKNKMFVEQLATNSTYFKDPRLIDLFNYIKENIGGDLSNKVLSNVANVSEDYVGQYFKMLTGINPQDYIEYQRMERAVFLLRTTKKSIREIGKEVGYKDTAYFCRRFKMMFGIPAGKMRRRESAMNI, from the coding sequence ATGGAAGATTACAATAAGGTTATTGAGTCCTTGGGGGTGCGATATATTAAATCTAAGAATTATGTATTGCAGCAACCATTTGGTGTGCGGAACTTTTATGATGTGGGCAATAACCTGATTTTGCTCCATAGAGGGGTTATTGCTTTCGGTGATGAGAAACAAGTAGTAGAAGAAGGGGAGATGTTGTTTGTGCCGGGTGGGCGGAGTACCAAAATCTACTACGGCGATCCGGATAGCCGGATGATTTCGAATGATGATTTAATAAGTAATAAAGAAAAGTTCTTCCGGAGCAACAACGATCTGGACTTAATTGGCGATGCGGAAGAAAGCCATAGCTTTGTGAGTTTTGAGGCTAAAGTTTTTGATTCGGTTAACTTTTTCGCTTCGCTGGATGTACCGGCTTTCTTAATTTCTAGTAATTCCAAGCTGGCTAACTTAATTATAAAAGTAATTGAGGAAAGCATGCAGGATTTACCGGGTAAAGAACGGTTAATAAACATCTATACCGAAAATATTATAGTAGAGATTATTCGGTATATTCTTAAAAATAAGATGTTTGTGGAGCAATTGGCTACCAACAGCACTTACTTTAAAGATCCCCGTTTGATCGATCTCTTCAACTATATTAAAGAAAATATCGGCGGCGATTTATCCAATAAAGTGCTTTCTAATGTGGCTAATGTATCCGAAGATTACGTGGGGCAGTACTTTAAAATGCTGACCGGTATTAATCCGCAGGATTATATTGAGTACCAGCGCATGGAACGGGCCGTGTTCTTGTTACGTACCACTAAGAAAAGCATCCGCGAAATTGGTAAAGAAGTAGGCTACAAAGATACGGCTTATTTCTGCCGTCGCTTTAAAATGATGTTCGGTATTCCGGCTGGTAAGATGCGCCGCCGCGAATCTGCGATGAATATTTAA